The window CAAGATAATCAAAAGGGACTTTCAACAGGAGAAAAGAAAATGTTAAATGATGCTAAAGATATGCTTATTAGTGAATTAACATTAGTTCTTGATGATACTTCTGAAAATATTAAAGAATTAATAGAAAGTAATATAAATTTGGATTAAAAAATAAAATATAGACGATACTTTAAATAGGAGGTGAAATAGTGATAAACAAAATTATAAAAGGGATTATGTCTTTAATAGGTATAACTATTGGGATTGGAACTTATTTCTCTGTAGTTGGAGCTTTTCCAAATCTATTACCGGCATCTCAAATATCTATAATTTTAGGATCTATGGTATCTGGTCTTATAATGGGATTTATATTTTTCTTAATTGCTCCATGGCTTATAGAAGAGGGAAAAAATATAGCTAATTTTGTGGAAACAGAATTATCAAAAGTACCACCAATAGAAATTTTGATAGGCTCACTAGGGCTTATAATTGGATTGTTCATAGCGTATTTAGTAAGTAATTTATTACTTCAAATACCTGTTCCTATACTTGGAACTGTTCTTTCTGTACTTGTGTATATTCTTATGGCATATATAGGAATAAAAATATCTGTAAGATACAAGGAAGATCTGTTCAACATAACATCTATAATTAAGATACCTAATACTAAGGACAAGTCTAATAGCAAAAAAGAAGTAAAAGATAAGCCTAAGTTATTGGATACTAGTGTAATAATAGATGGTAGAATAGCAGATATAGCTAAGACTGGATTTGTAGAAGGAAAAATAGTTATCCCTGAATTTGTACTAAAAGAACTTCAACATATAGCTGATTCATCAGATGATTTAAAAAGAGTAAGAGGTAGAAGGGGCCTTGATATCTTAAATAAGATACAAAAAGAGCTTGATATTGAGGTTGAAATAACAGACAAGGATATAGAAGAGGTTAAGGAAGTTGATATTAAACTTTTAAAATTAGCACAAATCATGGGTGGAAAAGTTGTCACTAATGACTTTAATTTAAATAAAGTAGCTCAATTTCAAGGTGTTGAAGTATTGAATATAAATGAACTGGCAAATGCGGTAAAGCCAGTTGTTATACCAGGGGAAGAAATGATAGTTCAAGTTATAAAAGAAGGAAAAGAATCAGGTCAAGGAGTAGCTTACCTAGATGATGGAACTATGATTGTAGTAGATGGAGGCAGAAAGTATATAGGAGAGACTATAGACGTTTTAGTAACATCTGTTCTTCAAACTGCAGCAGGTAGAATGATATTTGGAAAACCAAAAACAGCAGCAGAAAAATCATCATAAAAAGACTTTGCCAATGGCAAGGTCTTTTTTTTATAATAAAAACAGTTTACTTTTTTACATTTATAGTGTAAAATTACACTATAATTAAAAAAAGAAACTCTGTTGAGGTGGTTGTATGAACAAAGAAGAAGTAATTGATATAGTTTCGAGAAAGTTAAAGCTTGTACGAACAGAGTATAATTTTTCTCAAGATAAGATGGCTGAAGTGATAGGAATATCAAAAAAGACATTAGTTCAAATAGAAAAAGAGAGAAATTCTTTGTCATGGAGTACTTGTATTGCTGTTTGTAGTATTTTCAATGAAAGTGAAATACTTAAAATGAGCTTTGGAGAAGAACCTGTAAAGCTTGTACAAGTAGTAGCTCTTGGAAAAATGTACTTTCCTAAAAATAAAACAGGTGGAGGTAAAATATGGTGGAAGGATGTAGAGAAAACTGATTGTTTTAGAATACAACAAAATATAATTACATTTCATTATAGAATACTAGATGATAAAAACTATAGATTATATAGTTCGTTTGATAAGGAATATATATATGAAAAATTTAAAAGTTTAATAGACCAATAGTTAGGAGGTATGTTGATATGAAAAAAAGGAAGATTAGTAAAAATAGGCTTAATTTTCTAGAAGAAGAGCTTGAGTTTATGAAAAAAGAAAATCTAATAAGTCCAGAGCAAAAGATAGATATAATAGATAATTATGATATTGTAAGATTAAATTTCGTTAGAATAATACTCACTATAGGAGCGATATTAGTAGGACTTGGAATAATTAGTTTTATAGCTAGTAATTGGAATTATATAAGTAAAATAACAAAGGTATTTATGATTATAGGATCTTATATAGGATTTAATATATTAAGCTATAAGTTAGAGAACAAGTATCCAAAAACTAGTAAGAGTTTCTTATATATTGGAGCACTTATATATGGTGCTGGTATATTCTTAATAGGACAGATATTTCATTATGAAGGACATTTTTCAAAAGCATTTTTATTTTGGGGTGTAGGGATAATTCCTTTAGCCTTACTATTTAAAGATAAACTTGTATTTATATTCTCACATGTATTTTTATTAGTATATTTGATGAACTCATATAATTTAGATTATTTATCTTACTTTATAATTCTAATAATACCAGTTTTATATTATATAAATAATCACTTAGGAAACAGCAAAGTAGGAACGTTTTTCAATAACTTAGTATTACTAAGCACAGTATTATACTTTTTAGGT is drawn from Tepidibacter hydrothermalis and contains these coding sequences:
- a CDS encoding PIN/TRAM domain-containing protein, producing the protein MINKIIKGIMSLIGITIGIGTYFSVVGAFPNLLPASQISIILGSMVSGLIMGFIFFLIAPWLIEEGKNIANFVETELSKVPPIEILIGSLGLIIGLFIAYLVSNLLLQIPVPILGTVLSVLVYILMAYIGIKISVRYKEDLFNITSIIKIPNTKDKSNSKKEVKDKPKLLDTSVIIDGRIADIAKTGFVEGKIVIPEFVLKELQHIADSSDDLKRVRGRRGLDILNKIQKELDIEVEITDKDIEEVKEVDIKLLKLAQIMGGKVVTNDFNLNKVAQFQGVEVLNINELANAVKPVVIPGEEMIVQVIKEGKESGQGVAYLDDGTMIVVDGGRKYIGETIDVLVTSVLQTAAGRMIFGKPKTAAEKSS
- a CDS encoding helix-turn-helix transcriptional regulator codes for the protein MNKEEVIDIVSRKLKLVRTEYNFSQDKMAEVIGISKKTLVQIEKERNSLSWSTCIAVCSIFNESEILKMSFGEEPVKLVQVVALGKMYFPKNKTGGGKIWWKDVEKTDCFRIQQNIITFHYRILDDKNYRLYSSFDKEYIYEKFKSLIDQ
- a CDS encoding DUF2157 domain-containing protein, encoding MKKRKISKNRLNFLEEELEFMKKENLISPEQKIDIIDNYDIVRLNFVRIILTIGAILVGLGIISFIASNWNYISKITKVFMIIGSYIGFNILSYKLENKYPKTSKSFLYIGALIYGAGIFLIGQIFHYEGHFSKAFLFWGVGIIPLALLFKDKLVFIFSHVFLLVYLMNSYNLDYLSYFIILIIPVLYYINNHLGNSKVGTFFNNLVLLSTVLYFLGNYNVDEFYTTVVFLIIGLFMYYGKVNVNRDIFKIQGLIVFGISGLILTSPYIWEESFKFIKSGVTISLIFSLLYVLYLFHETNKGNLISLIFICITIIRYYFDTFYDFMPKSMFFITSGAILLLFGHYFERMRNKRGGEFIEK